Proteins encoded together in one Micromonospora kangleipakensis window:
- the crcB gene encoding fluoride efflux transporter CrcB has translation MTVLLIALGAALGAPLRYLTDRAVQARHDSPFPWGTLTVNVAGSLLLGAVTAIPAAPAVTALLGTGFCGALTTWSTLSYETLRLTREGARFHAVANALASVVAGLGAAALGYALAHALTG, from the coding sequence GTGACCGTCCTGCTGATCGCGCTCGGGGCGGCGCTCGGCGCGCCGCTGCGCTACCTGACCGACCGCGCCGTGCAGGCCCGGCACGACTCGCCGTTCCCGTGGGGGACGCTCACCGTCAACGTGGCCGGGTCGCTGCTGCTCGGCGCGGTCACCGCGATCCCGGCCGCGCCGGCGGTGACCGCGCTGCTCGGCACCGGGTTCTGCGGCGCGCTGACCACGTGGTCCACGCTCAGCTACGAGACGCTGCGGCTGACCCGGGAGGGCGCCCGCTTCCACGCCGTGGCCAACGCGCTGGCCAGCGTGGTCGCCGGGCTGGGCGCGGCCGCGCTCGGCTACGCCCTCGCCCACGCGCTGACCGGCTGA
- a CDS encoding HoxN/HupN/NixA family nickel/cobalt transporter, translating to MTATPTTAAPPTGRWSRAERVRLGGIVCAVAMLHVVGVSLYLYWNDQPVAAGGLAGAGTLAYLLGVRHAFDADHIAAIDDTTRLMLLRGRRPVGVGFFFALGHSAVVLLLALVIGLASAHFTGTGMVRIREVGATVAVVAATLFLALVAVLNAVVLTGLARLWRRLRAGALDEAELDLLLLNRGLLHRVLGARARTLVRSSWHMAPVGFLFGLGLETASEVTLLALSASTAAAGGLPVLALLTLPLLFAAGMSAMDTADSLLMSRAYSWAYRQPARRLWYNLATTGMTVLVGGLVASVYLAALLTDRFGVTALAGYASIADHFEQLGYAVVALFVLAWGGAVAVWRLRGFDRRYGQTSR from the coding sequence ATGACCGCCACCCCCACCACCGCCGCCCCGCCCACCGGCCGCTGGAGCCGAGCCGAGCGGGTACGCCTCGGCGGCATCGTCTGCGCCGTCGCCATGCTGCACGTCGTCGGCGTCAGCCTCTACCTGTACTGGAACGACCAGCCCGTGGCGGCCGGCGGGCTGGCCGGCGCCGGCACCCTCGCGTACCTGCTGGGGGTGCGGCACGCCTTCGACGCCGACCACATCGCCGCGATCGACGACACCACCCGGCTGATGCTGCTGCGCGGCCGGCGGCCGGTCGGCGTCGGCTTCTTCTTCGCCCTCGGGCACAGCGCGGTGGTGCTGCTGCTCGCCCTGGTGATCGGCCTCGCCTCGGCCCACTTCACCGGCACCGGGATGGTCCGGATCCGCGAGGTCGGCGCCACCGTCGCCGTGGTCGCCGCCACGCTGTTCCTGGCGCTGGTCGCCGTGCTCAACGCGGTGGTGCTGACCGGGCTGGCCCGGCTCTGGCGGCGGCTGCGGGCCGGTGCGCTGGACGAGGCGGAGCTGGACCTGCTGCTGCTCAACCGGGGGCTGCTGCACCGGGTGCTCGGCGCCCGCGCCCGGACGCTGGTCCGCTCCTCGTGGCACATGGCCCCGGTCGGGTTCCTCTTCGGCCTCGGCCTGGAGACGGCCAGCGAGGTGACCCTGCTGGCGCTTTCCGCCAGCACTGCGGCGGCCGGTGGCCTGCCCGTGCTGGCCCTGCTCACCCTGCCGCTGCTCTTCGCCGCCGGGATGTCCGCCATGGACACCGCGGACTCCCTGCTGATGAGCCGCGCCTACTCGTGGGCGTACCGGCAGCCGGCCCGGCGGCTCTGGTACAACCTGGCCACCACCGGGATGACCGTGCTGGTCGGCGGCCTGGTCGCCAGCGTCTACCTGGCCGCGCTGCTCACCGACCGGTTCGGCGTCACCGCCCTCGCCGGATACGCCTCGATCGCCGACCACTTCGAGCAGCTCGGCTACGCCGTGGTGGCGCTCTTCGTGCTCGCCTGGGGCGGCGCGGTCGCGGTGTGGCGGCTGCGCGGCTTCGACCGCCGGTACGGGCAGACAAGCCGATGA
- the paaK gene encoding phenylacetate--CoA ligase PaaK gives MQDRTPRPEELEPVERAGVDELRALQLDRLRRSLRHAYDNVPHYRRAFEAAGVHPDDCRELGDLARYPFTGKADLRENYPFGMFAVPRERIARLHASSGTTGRPTVVGYTRDDLATWARLMARSIRAAGGRPGDRVHVAYGYGLFTGGLGAHYGAEELGCTVIPVSGGMTERQVMLIRDFEPDVIMVTPSYMLAIVDEMERQGVDPKSTSLRVGIFGAEPWTEDMRREMEQRLDMHAVDIYGLSEVMGPGVAVECVETKDGLHLWEDHFYPEIIDPVTGAVLPDGEQGELVLTSLTKEAMPVVRYRTRDLTRLLPGTARTMRRIEKITGRTDDMMIVRGVNVFPTQIEELILRTPALSPHFQCVLDRQGRMDTLTVKVERRVGVSADEATRAGAALVEQVKNTIGVSVAVQVIEPDGVERSMGKMRRIVDQRRGH, from the coding sequence GTGCAGGACCGCACCCCTCGTCCGGAGGAGCTGGAGCCCGTGGAACGGGCCGGCGTCGACGAGCTGCGGGCGCTGCAACTGGACCGGCTGCGCCGGTCGCTGCGGCACGCGTACGACAACGTGCCCCACTACCGCCGCGCCTTCGAGGCGGCGGGCGTCCACCCCGACGACTGCCGGGAGCTGGGCGACCTGGCCCGCTACCCGTTCACGGGCAAGGCCGACCTGCGGGAGAACTACCCGTTCGGCATGTTCGCCGTGCCCCGGGAGCGGATCGCCCGGCTGCACGCCTCGTCCGGCACCACCGGCCGGCCCACCGTCGTCGGCTACACCAGGGACGACCTGGCCACCTGGGCCCGGCTGATGGCCCGGTCCATCCGCGCCGCCGGCGGCCGGCCCGGCGACCGGGTGCACGTGGCGTACGGCTACGGCCTGTTCACCGGCGGGCTCGGCGCCCACTACGGCGCCGAGGAGCTGGGCTGCACGGTCATCCCGGTCTCCGGGGGCATGACCGAGCGACAGGTCATGCTGATCCGCGACTTCGAGCCGGACGTCATCATGGTCACCCCCAGCTACATGCTGGCCATCGTGGACGAGATGGAACGCCAGGGCGTCGACCCGAAGTCCACCTCGCTGCGGGTCGGCATCTTCGGCGCCGAGCCGTGGACGGAGGACATGCGCCGGGAGATGGAGCAGCGGCTCGACATGCACGCGGTGGACATCTACGGGCTCTCCGAGGTGATGGGCCCCGGGGTGGCCGTCGAGTGCGTGGAGACCAAGGACGGCCTGCACCTGTGGGAGGACCACTTCTACCCGGAGATCATCGACCCGGTCACCGGCGCGGTGCTGCCCGACGGCGAGCAGGGCGAGCTGGTGCTCACCTCGCTGACCAAGGAGGCCATGCCGGTGGTCCGCTACCGCACCCGGGACCTCACCCGGCTGTTGCCCGGCACGGCCCGGACGATGCGCCGGATCGAGAAGATCACCGGGCGGACCGACGACATGATGATCGTGCGCGGGGTGAACGTCTTCCCCACCCAGATCGAGGAGCTGATCCTGCGTACCCCGGCGCTGTCGCCGCACTTCCAGTGCGTGCTGGACCGGCAGGGCCGGATGGACACGCTCACCGTCAAGGTGGAGCGGCGGGTCGGCGTGTCCGCCGACGAGGCCACGCGGGCCGGGGCGGCGCTGGTGGAGCAGGTCAAGAACACCATCGGGGTCAGCGTCGCGGTGCAGGTGATCGAGCCGGACGGGGTGGAACGGTCGATGGGCAAGATGCGCCGGATCGTGGACCAGCGGCGGGGGCACTGA
- the paaI gene encoding hydroxyphenylacetyl-CoA thioesterase PaaI yields the protein MGERAGRTAAHDMFDADVASKGLGIELVSAADGAAVARMRVTAAMLNGHAIGHGGFVFLLADTAFALACNSHGPVTVAAGGEISFLRPVREGDLLEARATERTRYGRSGIYDVTVWRDDEVVAEFRGRSRTLAPRADQG from the coding sequence ATGGGGGAGCGTGCCGGCCGTACCGCGGCGCACGACATGTTCGATGCCGACGTGGCCTCCAAGGGGCTCGGCATCGAGCTGGTCTCCGCCGCCGACGGCGCGGCCGTGGCCCGGATGCGCGTCACCGCGGCCATGCTCAACGGCCACGCCATCGGCCACGGCGGCTTCGTCTTCCTGCTGGCCGACACCGCGTTCGCGCTGGCCTGCAACAGCCACGGGCCGGTGACCGTCGCCGCCGGCGGCGAGATCAGCTTCCTCCGCCCGGTCCGCGAGGGTGACCTGCTGGAGGCCCGGGCCACCGAACGCACCCGGTACGGCCGCAGCGGCATCTACGACGTCACGGTCTGGCGGGACGACGAGGTGGTCGCCGAATTCCGGGGCCGCAGCCGGACCCTGGCGCCCCGCGCCGACCAGGGCTGA
- the cobA gene encoding uroporphyrinogen-III C-methyltransferase: MTPDRTPLLIVGHGTRSAPGVAQFAALVDRIRRRGVVDDVEGGFIELSRPPLTDAVGALAGRGHRNLVALPLVLAAAGHGKGDIPAALAREKQRHPGLRYAYGRPLGPHPLLHEILAARIDAVLDGTDRAGTWIALIGRGSTDPDANAEVAKVARLLWEGRGYAGVEPGFISLAEPAVPAVLERLRRLGARRIVVAPYFLFAGVLPDRIVAQSDAYAAEHPELDVRVADLIGDCDALADLVLERHAEALRGDIRMNCDTCAYRVALPGFADKVGRPQTPHHHPDDPAGGHDHHHHHRHDPGLRPGQVAIVGGGPGPDDLITVRGKALLDAADVVVADRLAPAGLLAGLRREVLVVDAAKVPRGPSVGQDTINDALVAHARAGRRVVRLKGGDPYVFGRGHEEVQACAAAGVETVLVPGVSSAVAAPALAGVPVTHRGIAHDVTVVSGHLPPGHPDSLVDWPALARTRGTVVLLMAVDTIAKIAAVLIEHGRDPGSPALVVQDAGHPGQRALPSRLDEVGALTVREGVRPPAVVVLGPVVALRAPDRQPTAPGQEPPG; encoded by the coding sequence ATGACCCCGGACCGCACCCCGCTGCTGATCGTCGGGCACGGCACCCGCAGCGCGCCCGGGGTGGCGCAGTTCGCCGCCCTGGTCGACCGGATCCGCCGCCGGGGCGTCGTCGACGACGTCGAGGGCGGCTTCATCGAGCTGTCCCGGCCGCCGCTGACCGACGCGGTCGGCGCGCTGGCCGGCCGGGGGCACCGCAACCTGGTGGCGCTGCCGCTGGTGCTCGCCGCCGCCGGGCACGGCAAGGGCGACATCCCCGCCGCGCTGGCCCGGGAGAAGCAGCGCCATCCCGGGCTGCGCTACGCCTACGGCCGGCCGCTCGGGCCGCACCCGCTGCTGCACGAGATCCTCGCCGCGCGGATCGACGCCGTCCTCGACGGCACCGACCGGGCCGGCACCTGGATCGCGCTGATCGGGCGTGGCTCCACCGACCCGGACGCCAACGCCGAGGTCGCCAAGGTGGCCCGGCTGCTCTGGGAGGGGCGCGGCTACGCCGGCGTCGAGCCCGGGTTCATCTCCCTCGCCGAGCCGGCCGTGCCGGCCGTGCTGGAGCGGCTGCGCCGGCTCGGCGCCCGGCGGATCGTGGTCGCCCCGTACTTCCTCTTCGCCGGGGTGCTGCCGGACCGGATCGTGGCGCAGTCCGACGCGTACGCCGCCGAGCACCCGGAGCTGGACGTGCGGGTGGCCGACCTGATCGGCGACTGCGACGCCCTGGCCGACCTGGTCCTCGAGCGGCACGCCGAGGCGCTGCGCGGGGACATCCGGATGAACTGCGACACCTGCGCGTACCGGGTGGCGCTGCCCGGGTTCGCCGACAAGGTGGGCCGGCCGCAGACCCCGCACCACCACCCCGACGACCCGGCCGGCGGCCACGACCACCATCACCATCACCGTCACGACCCGGGCCTGCGCCCGGGCCAGGTCGCCATCGTCGGCGGCGGGCCCGGCCCCGACGACCTGATCACGGTACGGGGGAAGGCGTTGCTGGACGCCGCGGACGTGGTGGTGGCCGACCGGCTCGCCCCGGCCGGCCTGCTCGCCGGGCTGCGCCGGGAGGTGCTGGTGGTGGACGCCGCGAAGGTGCCGCGGGGCCCGTCGGTGGGGCAGGACACCATCAACGACGCGCTGGTCGCGCACGCCCGCGCCGGCCGGCGGGTGGTCCGGCTCAAGGGCGGCGACCCGTACGTCTTCGGCCGCGGCCACGAGGAGGTGCAGGCCTGCGCGGCGGCCGGCGTGGAGACCGTGCTGGTGCCGGGGGTGAGCAGCGCGGTCGCCGCGCCGGCGCTGGCCGGCGTGCCCGTCACCCATCGCGGGATCGCGCACGACGTCACCGTGGTCTCCGGCCACCTGCCGCCCGGTCACCCGGATTCGCTGGTGGACTGGCCGGCGCTGGCCCGGACGCGGGGGACCGTGGTGCTGCTGATGGCGGTGGACACCATCGCGAAGATCGCGGCCGTGCTGATCGAGCACGGCCGCGACCCCGGGTCACCGGCGCTGGTGGTGCAGGACGCCGGCCACCCCGGGCAGCGGGCGCTGCCGAGCCGGCTCGACGAGGTCGGCGCGCTGACCGTCCGGGAGGGGGTACGGCCCCCGGCGGTCGTCGTGCTCGGACCGGTGGTGGCGCTGCGCGCCCCGGACCGCCAGCCGACGGCGCCGGGTCAGGAGCCGCCCGGGTAG
- a CDS encoding FluC/FEX family fluoride channel, which yields MTPPPEFRVDPDVDLHVPADRAELTAHPAAVLGAIAAGGVLGALARAGIQSAFPHSPTGFPWATFGINLAGCLLIGVLMAVIGARPVPPLVRPFLGVGVLGGFTTFSAYAVDAQRAVTAGAAGTALAYLAATLVGALVAVWVGDAAAARLLARRAAR from the coding sequence GTGACACCACCACCCGAGTTCCGCGTCGACCCCGACGTCGACCTGCACGTACCCGCCGACCGGGCGGAGCTGACCGCCCACCCCGCGGCGGTGCTCGGCGCCATCGCCGCCGGCGGCGTGCTCGGCGCGCTGGCCCGGGCCGGCATCCAGTCCGCGTTCCCGCACTCCCCCACCGGCTTCCCGTGGGCCACCTTCGGCATCAACCTGGCCGGCTGCCTGCTGATCGGCGTGCTGATGGCGGTGATCGGGGCGCGCCCGGTGCCCCCGCTGGTCCGGCCGTTCCTCGGCGTCGGGGTGCTCGGCGGCTTCACCACCTTCTCCGCGTACGCGGTCGACGCGCAGCGGGCGGTGACCGCCGGCGCGGCGGGCACCGCGCTGGCGTACCTCGCGGCGACCCTGGTCGGCGCGCTGGTGGCCGTCTGGGTCGGGGACGCGGCGGCCGCCCGGCTGCTGGCCCGGCGGGCGGCCCGGTGA
- a CDS encoding precorrin-8X methylmutase, which produces MSRVVHPIERESYRILRSRVDLSHLPPLTRAVTERVVHASADLAYVTDLVCDEAALAGGLAALRAGASVVTDVWMVAAGITRRDVVCPVADPAAAVLAGETGLTRSAAAVRIAYDRVGPGAVWVVGCAPTALVELIALDAAPALVVGLPVGFVGAAESKAALRASGLPAVSNVGEKGGSAVAAAALNALLYLEETS; this is translated from the coding sequence ATGAGCCGCGTCGTGCACCCGATCGAGCGGGAGTCCTACCGGATCCTGCGGTCCCGGGTCGACCTGTCCCACCTGCCGCCGCTGACCCGGGCGGTCACCGAGCGGGTGGTGCACGCCAGCGCCGACCTCGCCTACGTCACCGACCTGGTCTGCGACGAGGCCGCCCTGGCCGGCGGGCTGGCCGCGCTGCGGGCCGGCGCGTCTGTCGTCACCGACGTCTGGATGGTCGCCGCGGGGATCACCCGGCGGGATGTCGTCTGCCCGGTCGCCGACCCGGCCGCCGCCGTACTGGCCGGCGAGACCGGGCTGACCCGCTCGGCGGCGGCGGTCCGGATCGCGTACGACCGGGTCGGGCCCGGGGCGGTCTGGGTGGTCGGCTGCGCGCCGACCGCGCTGGTCGAGCTGATCGCCCTCGACGCGGCGCCCGCGCTGGTGGTCGGGCTGCCGGTCGGCTTCGTCGGCGCCGCCGAGTCCAAGGCCGCGCTGCGGGCCAGCGGTCTGCCCGCGGTCTCCAACGTGGGCGAGAAGGGCGGCTCCGCGGTGGCCGCCGCCGCCCTCAACGCCCTGCTCTACCTGGAGGAGACGTCATGA
- a CDS encoding DUF362 domain-containing protein: MTAERAPAAPPPVGAGRTAPVTVGACQGCGACLLTCPEHALRPVPGGLAVRADRCTGCLECLEICPVDAIRVNPETRGER; this comes from the coding sequence GTGACCGCCGAACGGGCGCCGGCCGCGCCCCCGCCCGTCGGCGCCGGGCGGACCGCGCCGGTGACCGTCGGCGCCTGCCAGGGCTGCGGCGCCTGCCTGCTGACCTGCCCCGAGCACGCCCTGCGCCCGGTCCCCGGCGGCCTGGCCGTCCGCGCGGACCGGTGCACCGGCTGCCTGGAATGCCTGGAGATCTGCCCCGTGGACGCGATCCGCGTCAACCCCGAGACCCGAGGAGAGCGATGA
- a CDS encoding dienelactone hydrolase family protein, whose protein sequence is MGQILLLHSVYGLRPAVLAAADRLRAAGHRVVTPDLYGLPAAQTVEEGFALLDKVGRDVVLDRARAAAADLPAETVLAGFSMGAGVAGALLAERPAAAALLLLHGTAGAPEAVRPGLPVQLHLADPDEYEPQHEVDEWQRAMTAAGADLSVYRYPGPGHLYTDPDVPDHDPVAAGRTWDRALAFLADR, encoded by the coding sequence ATGGGACAGATCCTGCTCTTGCATTCCGTGTACGGGCTGCGCCCCGCGGTGCTCGCCGCCGCCGACCGGCTGCGCGCCGCCGGGCACCGGGTGGTCACCCCCGACCTGTACGGCCTGCCGGCCGCGCAGACCGTGGAGGAGGGCTTCGCCCTGCTCGACAAGGTCGGCCGGGACGTGGTGCTCGACCGGGCCCGCGCCGCGGCGGCGGACCTGCCGGCCGAGACGGTGCTGGCCGGCTTCTCGATGGGCGCCGGCGTGGCCGGGGCGCTGCTCGCCGAGCGGCCCGCCGCGGCGGCCCTGCTCCTGTTGCACGGCACCGCGGGCGCGCCCGAGGCGGTCCGCCCGGGGCTGCCGGTGCAGCTGCACCTCGCCGACCCGGACGAGTACGAGCCGCAGCACGAGGTGGACGAGTGGCAGCGGGCGATGACCGCCGCCGGGGCGGACCTGTCGGTGTACCGCTACCCGGGGCCCGGGCACCTCTACACCGACCCGGACGTGCCCGACCACGACCCGGTGGCCGCCGGGCGCACCTGGGACCGCGCGCTGGCGTTCCTCGCCGACCGCTGA